The Saccopteryx leptura isolate mSacLep1 chromosome 2, mSacLep1_pri_phased_curated, whole genome shotgun sequence genome has a window encoding:
- the CCL14 gene encoding C-C motif chemokine 14, with protein MKVSVTAITCLVLIILTITPGSKTEPPVGGPDYHHPSICCFAYITHTIARHRIVEYYKTGSQCVKPGVVFVTRKGRFFCADPSAAWVRNYLKELEDI; from the exons ATGAAGGTCTCTGTGACTGCCATCACCTGCCTCGTCCTCATCATCCTAACCATCACCCCAGGGTCCAAGACCGAGCCCCCCGTAG GAGGACCTGACTACCACCACCCCTCGATATGCTGCTTTGCCTACATTACCCACACCATCGCGCGTCATCGGATTGTGGAATATTATAAGACTGGCAGCCAATGCGTCAAGCCCGGCGTTGT CTTCGTCACCAGAAAGGGCCGTTTCTTCTGTGCCGACCCCAGTGCTGCCTGGGTCCGGAACTACCTCAAGGAGCTGGAGGACATCTGA
- the CCL15 gene encoding C-C motif chemokine 15 has protein sequence MKTFAAALSFLILAAVLESPAHGAPAHEFQVDEPRMMIQERDLLLEKHEGLHYAVDCCYSYTSRRIPCLFMNDYIETSSGCSKPGAIFITKRGKHICVDPSDVGVQDCMKDIRDMRRK, from the exons ATGAAGACCTTTGCAgctgccctctccttcctcatcctTGCGGCTGTCCTTGAATCCCCAGCCCATGGAGCTCCAGCCCATGAATTCCAAGTCGATG AACCCAGAATGATGATACAAGAGAGGGACCTATTACTAGAGAAACATGAAG gCTTACATTATGCTGTTGACTGCTGTTACTCCTACACCTCACGAAGAATCCCATGCCTCTTCATGAATGATTATATTGAAACATCCAGTGGGTGCTCCAAGCCTGGTGCCAT CTTCATCACCAAGAGGGGGAAGCATATCTGTGTGGACCCCAGTGATGTAGGAGTTCAGGATTGCATGAAGGACATAAGGGACATGAGGCGAAAGTGA